One stretch of Miscanthus floridulus cultivar M001 chromosome 18, ASM1932011v1, whole genome shotgun sequence DNA includes these proteins:
- the LOC136521101 gene encoding uncharacterized protein, giving the protein MGEAADIRSLTEALKSLQATVEANARAIASLTADRTSPSGTKPGSGEHHNDRPPKFQKMDFPKYDGTKDPLTFINRCESYFHQQRIMEEEKVWMASYNLDDEAQLWYMQVQTDEGTPSWRRFTELLNLRFGPPLRSAPLFELADCRRTGTVAEYQARFQALLPRAGHLDEAQRVQLFTGGLLPPLSLDVQIHNPQSLAAAMSLARQLELREQYTAPPAKGPGRGLLPAPPPRLAPPAPPIAKADAPGAAIADRPAVKRLSLPEQEERRRLGLCFNCNERYTRGHNRVCKRIFFISGVDIDTPTRPC; this is encoded by the coding sequence ATGGGTGAAGCCGCCGACATCCGGTCCCTCACCGAGGCCCTCAAGTCGCTGCAGGCTACGGTCGAGGCCAATGCCAGGGCCATCGCCTCCCTCACCGCGGATCGCACGTCACCGTCGGGCACCAAGCCGGGCTCCGGCGAGCACCATAATGATCGGCCGCCGAAGTTCCAAAAGATGGATTTTCCGAAATACGACGGCACGAAGGATCCCCTCACCTTCATCAACCGTTGCGAGTCGTACTTCCACCAGCAGCGAATCATGGAGGAAGAGAAGGTATGGATGGCCTCCTATAACCTCGACGATGAGGCGCAACTCTGGTATATGCAGGTGCAGACGGACGAGGGCACACCGTCGTGGCGCCGTTTCACCGAACTCCTCAACCTGCGGTTTGGGCCGCCCCTCCGTTCCGCTCCACTCTTCGAGCTCGCTGACTGCCGCCGTACTGGCACCGTCGCCGAGTACCAGGCGCGATTCCAGGCGCTTCTCCCCCGCGCCGGCCATCTGGACGAAGCCCAGAGGGTCCAGTTGTTCACGGGTGGCCTCCTGCCCCCGCTCAGCCTCGACGTCCAGATCCACAACCCGCAGTCCCTTGCCGCGGCCATGAGCCTGGCGCGACAACTGGAACTACGGGAGCAGTACACTGCCCCACCCGCCAAGGGCCCAGGACGCGGCCTCCTACCAGCACCGCCACCGCGCCTGGCACCTCCAGCACCACCGATCGCCAAGGCGGACGCGCCCGGGGCTGCTATCGCCGACCGGCCAGCGGTCAAGCGCTTGTCCCTGCCAGAACAGGAAGAGCGTCGTCGTCTTGGACTTTGCTTCAACTGCAACGAGCGGTATACGCGAGGGCACAACCGCGTCTGCAAGCGGATTTTCTTCATCAGCGGCGTCGACATCGACACGCCGACGAGGCCGTGCTGA
- the LOC136523692 gene encoding uncharacterized protein: protein MKDSTGSAAAVALEAAMIAGDACGKVQAASAQSSEASFVLCAVYLEEVRGQATLAEAEAKRPNCPLSLYSASLRKLCLSHGPAASTRASGASGGGGVGSAQRAVRQRLPAAGLVARGAAAGLVTRGAAAGLGTWRAGLRSTGDGAITGGGAAHPHSAPLLPRLARRSGWGATWPAAGSAPTPPPGSRPLRRGWGPRPPSRPPPHRVAAVPQASAPAAAAPAATDEVRTLWIGDLQYWMDENYVFGRFANTREVQNVKLIRDKNSGQLQGYGFVEFTSRAAAERVLQTYNGQMMPNVELTFRLNWASAGEKRDDTPDYTIFVGDFAADVTDYLLQETFRVHYPSVKGAKVVTDKLTTRTKGYGFVKFGDPTEQARAMTEMNGMPCSSRPMRIGRPASRKNTGGVVQERASTCLLIDAIEDTFNLLCRAGAAYGPEPSPSRARARANARGATTGPTCRLVRAHVGARLALAYACSSPHHRKDGHGGALLHGSSGMADDFLSCSDSLPLERSARL, encoded by the exons ATGAAGGATTCTACGGGCTCAGCGGCCGCAGTCGCGTTGGAGGCAGCAATGATTGCTGGCGATGCTTGCGGCAAGGTGCAGGCCGCGAGCGCACAATCGTCGGAGGCCTCATTCGTGCTTTGTGCGGTCTACCTCGAGGAGGTGCGGGGCCAGGCCACGTTGGCGGAGGCAGAG GCCAAAAGACCAAATTGCCCCTTATCCTTATATTCAGCCTCCCTAAGGAAATTGTGCCTTTCTCACGGGCCGGCTGCATCGACCCGGGCGTCGGGGgcatccggcggcggcggcgttggcagCGCACAGCGCGCGGTGCGGCAACGGCTCCCGGCGGCGGGGCTCGTCGCgcgcggggcggcggcggggctcgtcacgcgcggggcggcggcggggctcgGCACGTGGCGCGCG GGTTTGAGGAGTACCGGCGACGGCGCGATTACTGGCGGCGGCGCAGCTCATCCTCACTCCGCCCCGCTCCTCCCTAGGCTCGCGCGCCGTAGTGGCTGGGGAGCCACGTGGCCTGCGGCGGGCTCTGCCCCGACCCCTCCCCCCGGCTCGCGCCCGCTGCGGCGCGGCTGGGGGCCTCGGCCGCCGTCCCGTCCCCCGCCCCACAGGGTCGCCGCCGTACCGCAGGcgtcggcgccggcggcggccgcccCCGCTGCGACGGACGAGGTCAGGACGCTCTGGATCGGGGACCTGCAGTACTGGATGGACGAGAACTACGTCTTCGGACGCTTCGCGAACACTAGGGAG GTTCAAAATGTGAAGCTCATCCGTGACAAGAATTCAGGACAGCTTCAGGGCTATGGTTTTGTTGAATTTACAAGCCGTGCAGCTGCAGAGCGAGTTCTTCAGACATACAATGGACAGATGATGCCAAATGTTGAGTTGACATTTCGGCTGAACTGGGCTAGTGCTGGTGAAAAGCGTGATGATACTCCTGACTATACTATTTTCGTTGGAGATTTTGCTGCAGATGTTACAGATTACTTGTTACAAGAGACATTCAGGGTTCATTATCCCTCGGTGAAGGGTGCAAAAGTTGTGACTGATAAATTGACAACGCGCACAAAGGGATATGGGTTCGTGAAATTTGGTGATCCTACAGAGCAAGCTCGTGCAATGACTGAAATGAATGGAATGCCTTGTTCTTCCAGGCCTATGCGTATTGGTCGACCAGCAAGTAGGAAAAATACAGGAGGTGTTGTTCAAGAGAGAG CTTCTACATGTTTGCTGATTGATGCAATTGAGGATACATTTAACTTGTTATGTCGTGCTGGTGCTGCCTACGGCCCGGAGCCGTCGCCCTCCCGCGCCCGCGCACGCGCCAACGCGCGAGGAGCCACCACGGGGCCGACCTGCCGGCTCGTGCGCGCGCACGTAGGTGCCAGACTGGCACTCGCGTACGCTTGCTCTTCCCCGCATCACCGCAaggatggccacggcggcgccttGCTTCATGGCTCGTCGGGAATGGCCGACGACTTCCTGTCTTGCTCTgacagcttgcccttggagcgttCCGCACGGCTATAG